The following proteins are co-located in the Chryseobacterium daecheongense genome:
- a CDS encoding NADH-quinone oxidoreductase subunit B produces the protein MSDKKPVIRTDAPAPEGFEGEGFFATKLSSVIGMARKFSLWPLPFATSCCGIEFMATLNPTYDASRFGMERNSFSPRQADMLMVCGTISKKLGPVLKEVYTQMAEPKWVVAVGACASSGGIFDTYSVLQGIDKIIPVDVYVPGCPPRPEQIIEGVMQVQALAESESIRRRDMPEYQNLLDSYNISN, from the coding sequence ATGTCAGATAAAAAACCAGTAATAAGAACAGATGCACCTGCTCCCGAAGGATTTGAAGGAGAAGGATTTTTCGCAACGAAACTGAGCAGTGTAATCGGAATGGCAAGAAAGTTTTCTCTTTGGCCGTTACCATTTGCTACCTCTTGTTGTGGTATCGAGTTTATGGCGACTCTTAACCCAACATATGATGCTTCAAGATTTGGAATGGAAAGAAACTCTTTCTCTCCAAGACAGGCAGACATGTTGATGGTTTGTGGAACTATATCCAAGAAATTAGGCCCGGTCCTAAAAGAAGTGTACACTCAGATGGCTGAGCCGAAATGGGTGGTTGCTGTAGGAGCATGTGCTTCCAGCGGTGGTATTTTTGACACCTACTCTGTTTTACAGGGAATCGATAAGATTATTCCGGTTGACGTATACGTTCCGGGATGCCCGCCAAGACCGGAGCAGATCATTGAAGGAGTAATGCAGGTTCAGGCTCTTGCAGAAAGCGAAAGCATCAGAAGAAGAGATATGCCTGAATATCAGAATTTATTAGACTCTTACAACATAAGCAACTAA
- a CDS encoding NAD(P)H-dependent oxidoreductase subunit E, translating to MSETIAFKPESLEQVHKIIARYPEGRQKSALLPVLHLAQKEFGGWLDVPVMDYVAELLSITPIEVYEVATFYTMFNMKPVGKYVLEVCRTGPCMVCGSEKILNHIRTKLNIKDGETTEDGMFTLKPAECLGACGYAPMMQLGKFFHENLTIEKVDEILDLCREGQIALD from the coding sequence ATGAGCGAAACAATAGCTTTTAAACCGGAAAGTTTAGAACAAGTACATAAAATTATCGCAAGATATCCTGAAGGAAGACAGAAGTCTGCCCTTCTTCCTGTTCTGCATTTAGCACAAAAAGAATTTGGAGGATGGCTGGATGTTCCGGTAATGGATTACGTTGCTGAATTATTGAGTATTACGCCAATTGAAGTATATGAAGTAGCTACTTTTTATACCATGTTCAATATGAAACCGGTTGGTAAATATGTTTTGGAAGTTTGCCGAACGGGACCTTGTATGGTTTGCGGAAGCGAAAAGATCCTGAATCACATCAGGACTAAACTGAACATTAAGGATGGTGAAACGACTGAAGATGGTATGTTCACTCTAAAACCTGCTGAATGTCTTGGTGCATGCGGATATGCACCGATGATGCAGTTGGGGAAATTCTTTCATGAAAATTTAACGATAGAAAAAGTAGATGAAATCCTTGATCTTTGCAGAGAGGGGCAAATCGCTTTGGATTAA
- a CDS encoding NADH-quinone oxidoreductase subunit A: MNLPESYIPILIQAAVAIGFVAVSLLGAHFLGPRQKKGNSVKNQSWECGVPVEGNARTPFSIKYFLTAVLFVLFDIEIVFFYPYAVNFREFGFEGFLAVLTFVAIFFVGFIYVWKRGALDWDK; encoded by the coding sequence ATGAATTTACCTGAAAGTTATATTCCGATCCTTATCCAAGCTGCCGTTGCCATTGGTTTTGTAGCTGTTTCATTGCTTGGAGCGCATTTCTTAGGACCTCGTCAGAAGAAAGGAAATTCTGTGAAAAATCAAAGTTGGGAGTGCGGTGTTCCTGTTGAAGGAAATGCCAGAACCCCTTTTTCGATCAAATATTTCCTTACAGCTGTCTTGTTCGTTCTATTCGATATCGAAATCGTATTTTTTTATCCATATGCCGTTAACTTCAGAGAATTCGGATTCGAAGGATTCCTTGCAGTCCTTACCTTCGTGGCTATTTTCTTCGTAGGTTTTATCTATGTATGGAAACGTGGCGCGCTAGATTGGGATAAATAA
- the nuoD gene encoding NADH dehydrogenase (quinone) subunit D — MKDNSLSNILNQYESKEQIDGQLYTLNLGPTHPATHGIFQNVLTMDGERILHAEQTVGYIHRAFEKISERRNYTQITTLTDRMNYCSAPINNLGWHMTVEKLIGIEVPKRVDYIRVILMELARIGDHLICNGVTGMDSGAITGLTYMFIERERIYDIYEQICGARMTTNMGRIGGFERDLTPKCHELIKDFLKTFPKKFAEFCQLLERNRIFMDRTIGAGAISAERALSYGFTGPNLRAAGVDYDVRVAQPYSSYQDFDFIIPVGTAGDTYDRFMVRQQEIWESIKIIEQAYNNLPEGDFHADVPDFYLPEKADVYNKMEALIYHFKIVMGETEIPKGEVYHAVEGGNGELGFYLVSDGGRSPYRLHFRRPCFIYYQAYPEMITGSVISDAIVTMCSMNIIAGELDA; from the coding sequence ATGAAAGATAACTCATTATCTAATATACTTAACCAATACGAAAGTAAGGAGCAGATTGACGGTCAGTTGTACACCCTCAATTTAGGTCCGACTCACCCTGCTACTCACGGGATCTTCCAGAACGTTTTAACGATGGATGGGGAAAGAATTCTTCATGCTGAGCAAACCGTAGGTTACATCCATCGGGCATTTGAAAAAATTTCTGAAAGAAGAAATTATACCCAGATTACGACCCTTACCGACCGTATGAATTATTGTTCTGCTCCAATTAACAATCTGGGCTGGCATATGACGGTTGAGAAACTGATAGGAATTGAAGTTCCAAAACGTGTGGATTATATCCGGGTAATTCTTATGGAATTAGCAAGGATCGGGGATCACCTGATCTGTAACGGAGTAACTGGTATGGACTCTGGAGCAATTACCGGACTTACTTATATGTTCATCGAAAGAGAACGTATTTATGATATTTACGAACAGATCTGCGGTGCGAGAATGACAACCAATATGGGAAGAATCGGAGGTTTCGAAAGAGATCTTACACCGAAATGTCATGAACTGATCAAAGATTTCTTAAAAACTTTCCCTAAGAAGTTTGCTGAATTCTGCCAGCTTTTGGAAAGAAACAGAATATTCATGGACAGAACCATTGGTGCGGGAGCAATTTCAGCTGAAAGAGCTTTAAGCTATGGTTTTACAGGTCCTAATTTACGTGCTGCAGGTGTAGATTATGATGTTCGGGTAGCACAACCTTATTCTTCTTACCAGGACTTTGATTTTATCATTCCTGTAGGAACAGCTGGTGATACCTACGACCGTTTCATGGTTCGTCAACAGGAGATCTGGGAATCTATTAAAATTATCGAGCAGGCATATAACAATCTTCCGGAAGGGGATTTCCATGCTGATGTTCCTGATTTCTATCTTCCTGAAAAAGCTGACGTTTATAACAAAATGGAAGCCTTGATCTATCACTTCAAAATTGTAATGGGAGAAACCGAAATTCCGAAAGGAGAAGTATACCATGCTGTAGAGGGAGGAAACGGAGAATTAGGATTCTACTTAGTGAGTGACGGAGGAAGAAGTCCTTACAGACTACACTTCAGAAGACCATGTTTCATCTACTACCAGGCGTATCCGGAAATGATTACAGGCTCTGTAATTTCTGATGCCATTGTAACCATGTGTAGTATGAATATTATTGCGGGAGAATTAGACGCATAA
- a CDS encoding NADH-quinone oxidoreductase subunit C, which yields MTNEFVLEAITREFPETVISSSEPYGMLTVEVKKDDIKKVIHYLKDSSLEINFLTDICGIHYPEFPEKEIGVVYHLHNMMTNFRIRLKVFMSRENIEVDSLTDLYAGANWMERETYDFFGIKFKGHPDLRPILNMEDLGYHPMLKEYRLEDGTRTDKNDSMFGR from the coding sequence ATGACGAACGAATTTGTATTAGAAGCAATCACCAGGGAGTTTCCTGAAACTGTAATTTCCAGTTCAGAGCCTTATGGAATGCTTACCGTTGAAGTGAAGAAAGATGACATCAAAAAAGTGATTCATTACCTTAAGGATTCGTCTTTAGAAATTAATTTCCTTACAGATATTTGTGGAATTCATTATCCTGAATTTCCGGAGAAAGAAATCGGCGTAGTCTACCATTTACATAATATGATGACGAATTTCAGAATCCGTCTTAAAGTATTTATGTCCAGAGAGAATATTGAGGTAGACTCTCTTACAGATCTATATGCCGGAGCGAACTGGATGGAAAGGGAAACCTATGATTTCTTTGGAATCAAATTCAAGGGACATCCGGATCTGCGACCTATTTTAAATATGGAAGATCTTGGTTACCACCCGATGCTGAAGGAATATCGTCTTGAGGATGGTACAAGAACCGACAAGAACGATAGCATGTTCGGAAGATAA